One window of the Carnobacterium maltaromaticum DSM 20342 genome contains the following:
- a CDS encoding APC family permease, translating to MWSVLKRYLIGKPLKSSEEGDQKLGRFKALALLSSDALSSIAYGTEQIVLVLVTLSTGAIWYSLPLAGLVLILLLALVISYRQIIHAYPHGGGAYMVSSENLGKTSGLIAGGSLLVDYMLTVAVSVSAGTEAITSAIPALYNQRVPLAILIVFLITAMNLRGLRESASFLMFPVYLFVAVITLLIITGFLKIALGTAPFHATATVGAVVPGITLGLLLRAFSSGSSSLTGVEAISNAVPFFKKPQSKNAAATLALMGGILGFFFAGITFLNYWYGIIPTEKVTVLSQIGKAIFGNGAFYYLLQFSTAFILALAANTGFSAFPVLAYNLAKDKYMPHMYLAKGDRLGYSNGIMTLSLGSILLIALFNGETSRLIPLYAVGVFIPFTLSQTGMLVKWHRERPKNWLVKSISNFIGALISFAIFAILFFYRLNEIWPFFLIMPIMLLIFYKIHDHYKKTALQLKLEDSVSISYTGSTVIVLISNITLVTNQALNYAYTIGDNVIAMHVSFDDNPDKETEFDNDFKMKYPEIRLVNLHSSYRSVIHPVLRFVKLIEAQSTKKGYTTTVLIPQFIPKKAWQHILHNQTSLRLRAALATKENIVVATYSHHLKK from the coding sequence ATGTGGAGTGTTTTAAAACGTTATTTAATTGGTAAACCATTAAAAAGTTCTGAAGAAGGTGACCAAAAATTAGGTCGCTTCAAAGCCTTAGCCCTTCTCTCTTCAGACGCACTATCTTCAATCGCTTATGGAACTGAACAAATTGTTTTAGTTTTAGTTACTTTATCAACTGGAGCAATTTGGTATTCCCTACCTTTAGCAGGCCTTGTTTTAATCTTATTACTAGCTCTTGTTATTTCTTATCGACAAATCATACATGCTTACCCGCATGGTGGTGGAGCTTACATGGTCTCTAGTGAAAATCTCGGTAAGACATCAGGATTGATTGCTGGTGGCTCACTCTTAGTTGATTATATGCTTACAGTAGCTGTCAGCGTCTCTGCGGGCACAGAAGCGATTACCTCTGCAATTCCTGCTTTATATAATCAACGAGTTCCATTGGCTATTTTAATTGTATTTTTAATTACTGCGATGAACTTGCGTGGTTTAAGAGAATCCGCTTCATTCTTAATGTTTCCTGTTTATTTGTTTGTCGCAGTAATTACTTTGTTAATTATTACTGGTTTTCTAAAAATTGCTCTTGGAACAGCACCTTTTCATGCAACCGCAACTGTTGGAGCTGTTGTCCCTGGTATTACTTTAGGACTTTTATTAAGAGCTTTTTCATCTGGATCTTCTTCATTAACTGGTGTTGAAGCTATTAGCAACGCTGTTCCATTCTTCAAAAAACCCCAATCAAAAAATGCAGCAGCAACACTTGCCTTGATGGGTGGAATATTAGGTTTTTTCTTTGCTGGAATCACCTTCTTAAATTATTGGTATGGAATTATTCCAACTGAAAAAGTTACTGTCTTATCACAAATTGGGAAAGCAATTTTTGGTAATGGAGCCTTTTATTATTTGCTACAATTTTCAACTGCTTTTATTCTAGCTCTCGCAGCCAATACAGGATTTTCAGCTTTTCCAGTTTTAGCTTATAATTTAGCAAAAGATAAATATATGCCTCATATGTATCTAGCAAAAGGAGATCGATTAGGCTATTCCAATGGAATTATGACCCTTTCTCTTGGTTCAATTCTACTTATAGCATTATTTAATGGTGAAACCTCTCGTTTAATCCCTCTATATGCTGTTGGCGTCTTTATCCCATTTACGTTATCTCAAACAGGTATGCTAGTCAAATGGCACCGTGAGCGACCTAAAAATTGGTTAGTTAAGTCAATTTCAAATTTTATTGGAGCACTTATTTCATTTGCTATTTTTGCTATACTATTCTTCTACCGTTTAAATGAAATTTGGCCTTTCTTCTTAATTATGCCAATTATGCTCCTTATTTTTTATAAAATACATGATCATTACAAAAAAACAGCATTACAGTTAAAACTTGAAGATTCTGTTTCGATAAGTTATACAGGAAGTACTGTTATTGTTTTAATTAGTAATATTACTCTCGTTACAAATCAGGCTCTTAATTACGCCTATACCATTGGTGATAATGTCATTGCTATGCATGTTTCTTTTGATGATAACCCTGATAAAGAAACTGAATTTGATAATGATTTTAAAATGAAATACCCAGAGATACGTTTGGTTAACCTTCACTCTTCTTATCGAAGTGTTATTCATCCAGTTTTACGTTTTGTAAAATTGATTGAGGCTCAATCAACTAAAAAAGGCTATACAACAACTGTTTTAATCCCTCAGTTCATTCCAAAAAAAGCATGGCAGCACATTCTCCATAATCAAACGAGTTTACGCTTAAGAGCTGCTTTGGCTACAAAAGAAAATATCGTTGTAGCTACCTATAGCCATCATTTAAAAAAATAA
- a CDS encoding QueT transporter family protein, whose translation MKTKALLINAIIATIYVVLTLSLAFISYGAVQFRVAEMLNYLVVFNKKYIPGIVGGVVISNLWSPMIQYDMIFGVGQSLLSLIIAALIIKNMKNIWLKMTIVLIIFGLSSALIAWELLLAFDLPFWAGYVSVAVGEVTVLLIGMPIMVALDKKLHFSERIEG comes from the coding sequence ATGAAAACAAAAGCATTATTGATAAATGCTATTATCGCGACAATATATGTAGTTTTAACGCTTTCGCTTGCCTTTATTTCATATGGAGCAGTGCAGTTTAGAGTTGCTGAAATGTTGAATTATTTAGTCGTTTTCAACAAGAAGTATATTCCGGGAATTGTTGGAGGAGTAGTTATTTCTAATTTATGGTCTCCAATGATCCAATATGATATGATTTTTGGTGTAGGACAATCTTTACTATCACTAATCATTGCAGCGTTAATTATAAAAAATATGAAAAATATTTGGTTAAAAATGACGATTGTCTTAATTATTTTTGGTCTTAGTTCAGCTTTAATTGCCTGGGAGTTGTTATTAGCTTTTGACTTACCGTTTTGGGCAGGATATGTATCTGTTGCAGTTGGCGAAGTAACTGTACTTTTAATTGGGATGCCGATTATGGTTGCTCTGGATAAAAAGCTTCATTTTAGTGAAAGAATAGAAGGATAA
- a CDS encoding GNAT family N-acetyltransferase, producing MEFEKSENRFYKNNEEGKMIAEVTYVPAGDTKVILDHTFVDPSLRGQGIAGQLVKRVVDEMRVEGKKIVPLCPFAKAEFDRKPEYKDIEA from the coding sequence ATGGAATTTGAAAAATCTGAAAATCGTTTTTATAAAAATAATGAAGAAGGTAAAATGATTGCAGAGGTAACTTATGTACCAGCAGGTGATACTAAAGTAATCCTGGACCATACATTTGTAGATCCTTCTTTAAGAGGTCAAGGAATTGCAGGACAACTTGTAAAACGTGTAGTTGATGAAATGAGAGTAGAAGGAAAAAAAATTGTTCCACTATGTCCATTCGCTAAAGCTGAATTTGATCGTAAACCTGAATATAAAGATATTGAAGCTTAA
- a CDS encoding O-methyltransferase: MAINEMMDRPVVNKDVLEFIRKKQKPLAGKLGEIERGANERGVPIIPHETVVFLNLLLGQLQPKNILEIGAAIGFSSSLMAQHVGDDGHVTTIDRFDVMIEKARANYESLGLTEKVTLLEGQAADILPTLDGPYDFIFMDSAKSKYYDFFPECMRLLRVGGMLVVDDVLQGGTILLPKEEIPKRSRAIHKKLNAFLDVVMEHPSIESSIIPLGDGLLLIVKQDETDFSYLIEESKI, translated from the coding sequence ATGGCAATTAATGAAATGATGGATCGCCCAGTAGTAAATAAAGATGTTCTAGAATTTATTCGAAAAAAACAAAAACCTTTAGCTGGGAAACTAGGAGAGATTGAAAGAGGAGCTAATGAACGTGGTGTTCCCATTATCCCACATGAGACAGTGGTTTTTTTAAATCTTTTATTAGGTCAGCTACAACCTAAAAATATATTAGAAATTGGTGCAGCAATTGGATTTTCATCCAGCCTAATGGCACAGCATGTTGGTGATGATGGACACGTAACAACTATCGATCGTTTTGATGTAATGATTGAAAAAGCTAGAGCTAACTATGAAAGTTTGGGCCTAACTGAAAAAGTAACATTATTAGAAGGTCAGGCTGCAGATATATTGCCAACCTTGGACGGGCCGTATGATTTTATTTTTATGGATAGCGCGAAATCTAAATATTACGATTTTTTTCCTGAATGTATGCGCCTTTTACGAGTTGGTGGGATGTTAGTAGTAGATGATGTTTTACAGGGTGGAACAATTTTATTACCTAAGGAAGAGATACCGAAACGTTCTAGAGCCATCCATAAAAAATTGAATGCATTTTTAGATGTTGTAATGGAGCATCCTTCAATAGAAAGTAGTATTATACCTCTTGGAGACGGCTTACTATTAATTGTGAAGCAAGATGAGACTGATTTTTCCTATTTAATAGAAGAGTCAAAAATTTAA
- a CDS encoding D-alanine--D-alanine ligase translates to MKISLIYGGKSAEHDISILTAFSIIKEVYYKYYEVQPIYITKAGQWIKGPVLTEPVTNHEQLKFKFNDETTNDQQLSGVEIQPTSLKEEDAVIFPVLHGPNGEDGTVQGLFEVINMPYVGTGVLASACGMDKIISKYLFQQAGIPQVPYVAVLKNEWLRDEEQVFMRCEGSLLYPMFVKPANMGSSVGITKAENRFELISAIKTALKYDRRIVVEQGIEAREIEVAVLGNADVHTSVPGEIVKSVDFYDYDSKYLTNDVQLQIPALVPDSVSAQLREYAAAAFEVLDGSGLSRCDFFVTANDEIFINEVNTMPGFTQFSMYPLLWENTGLSYGDLVEELIQLALRRFEERQAYQMKSDE, encoded by the coding sequence ATGAAAATATCTCTAATTTATGGTGGTAAAAGTGCAGAACATGATATTTCAATTTTAACTGCTTTTTCGATTATTAAAGAAGTCTATTATAAATATTATGAAGTTCAACCTATTTACATTACTAAAGCAGGGCAATGGATTAAAGGCCCCGTATTAACTGAACCAGTAACAAATCATGAACAACTAAAATTTAAGTTTAATGACGAAACTACTAATGATCAACAATTAAGTGGTGTTGAAATACAACCAACTTCTTTAAAAGAAGAAGATGCTGTTATTTTCCCAGTTCTTCATGGACCTAATGGTGAAGATGGAACAGTCCAAGGTTTATTTGAAGTAATCAATATGCCTTATGTGGGTACTGGAGTTTTAGCTAGCGCATGTGGAATGGATAAAATAATTAGTAAGTACCTATTTCAGCAAGCAGGAATTCCACAAGTTCCTTATGTAGCAGTTTTAAAAAATGAGTGGTTACGTGATGAAGAGCAGGTATTTATGCGATGTGAAGGAAGTTTGTTGTATCCAATGTTTGTTAAGCCTGCAAATATGGGTTCTAGTGTTGGAATTACCAAAGCTGAAAATCGCTTTGAATTGATTTCGGCAATTAAAACAGCTTTGAAATATGATCGACGAATTGTTGTAGAGCAAGGAATTGAGGCTCGGGAAATAGAAGTAGCTGTGTTAGGGAATGCCGATGTTCATACATCAGTTCCAGGAGAGATTGTAAAATCAGTTGATTTTTATGATTACGATTCTAAATATCTAACCAACGATGTTCAACTTCAAATACCGGCTTTAGTACCTGATTCAGTTTCAGCCCAATTACGCGAGTATGCGGCAGCAGCCTTCGAGGTATTGGATGGTAGCGGATTAAGTCGTTGTGATTTTTTTGTCACAGCTAACGATGAAATATTTATTAATGAAGTGAACACAATGCCAGGTTTTACTCAGTTTAGTATGTATCCTCTTTTGTGGGAAAATACTGGATTAAGCTATGGTGATCTTGTAGAAGAGCTAATTCAGTTAGCTTTACGCCGTTTTGAAGAGCGTCAAGCTTACCAAATGAAAAGCGACGAATAA
- the alr gene encoding alanine racemase: protein MVSGKHRNTYALIDRNAIFNNIKNQMNLLEHDTEVYAVVKADGYGHGALEVATIAREAGVQGFCVALIDEALELRQAGFKEPILIMGLVEAKYAKLLLDQRISVAVGYLKWLEEAEFYLKREKSFSENRKLDIHLAIDTGMGRVGFRTSAELAEVESYLTHSTSFNCQGVFTHFATADSKDTKQFHQQVEKFQKLVEGMTVKPTYIHSANSATSLWHQKYQKRIVRLGIAMYGLNPSGRELDLPIKLKPAMSVETTLVQVKQMSAGETVSYGATYKAKEGEWIGTLPIGYADGWRRSLQGQTVLVEGERCEIVGRICMDQCMIRLNKEVPIGTKVVLIGKDQNDEISAQEIAEYLDTINYEIVCGFTQRLPRVYC from the coding sequence TTGGTTTCTGGAAAACATCGAAATACTTATGCGCTCATAGATAGAAATGCTATTTTTAATAACATTAAAAATCAGATGAATCTTCTTGAACACGATACTGAAGTCTACGCAGTTGTAAAAGCTGATGGATATGGGCATGGTGCTTTAGAAGTAGCAACTATTGCTAGAGAAGCAGGTGTGCAAGGTTTTTGTGTCGCATTGATTGATGAGGCCTTAGAACTCAGACAAGCTGGGTTCAAAGAACCGATTTTAATTATGGGGTTAGTTGAAGCAAAATATGCAAAATTACTTTTAGATCAGAGAATTAGTGTAGCAGTTGGCTATTTAAAGTGGTTAGAAGAAGCTGAATTTTATTTAAAAAGAGAAAAATCATTCTCGGAAAATAGGAAGCTTGATATTCACTTGGCTATAGATACTGGAATGGGAAGAGTTGGATTTCGAACAAGTGCTGAATTGGCTGAAGTTGAAAGTTATTTAACTCATTCAACTTCATTTAATTGCCAGGGAGTGTTTACACATTTTGCAACAGCTGATAGCAAAGATACAAAACAATTTCATCAACAAGTAGAGAAATTTCAAAAATTAGTTGAAGGAATGACTGTAAAACCAACCTATATTCATTCTGCCAATAGTGCGACTAGTTTATGGCATCAAAAATACCAAAAACGAATTGTCCGTTTAGGAATTGCGATGTATGGTCTGAATCCATCAGGTAGAGAATTAGATTTACCTATTAAATTAAAACCAGCTATGAGTGTCGAGACGACATTGGTTCAAGTGAAACAGATGTCAGCAGGTGAAACAGTTAGCTATGGTGCTACTTATAAAGCTAAAGAAGGGGAGTGGATTGGAACTCTACCAATTGGTTATGCTGATGGTTGGCGCCGAAGCTTACAAGGGCAAACAGTACTTGTGGAGGGTGAAAGATGTGAAATAGTTGGGCGTATCTGTATGGATCAATGTATGATACGGTTAAATAAAGAGGTGCCTATTGGTACAAAAGTTGTATTGATAGGAAAAGATCAAAACGATGAAATCTCAGCTCAAGAAATTGCTGAATACTTGGATACCATTAACTATGAAATTGTTTGTGGATTTACCCAACGGTTACCTAGAGTATATTGCTAA
- a CDS encoding type II toxin-antitoxin system PemK/MazF family toxin, whose protein sequence is MVKRGEVYFADLSPVIGSEQGGMRPVLIIQNNVGNHYSPTVIVAAITAKIQKAKMPTHVEVSAEKHGLERDSVVLLEQIRTIDKQRLKDKVTQLDYQLMQKVDEALEISVGLSGSV, encoded by the coding sequence ATGGTAAAACGAGGAGAAGTTTATTTTGCTGATTTATCGCCAGTCATTGGCTCAGAGCAGGGTGGAATGCGTCCGGTTTTAATTATTCAAAATAACGTTGGAAACCATTATAGTCCAACAGTTATTGTGGCAGCAATTACAGCAAAAATCCAAAAAGCAAAAATGCCTACGCATGTAGAAGTTTCAGCAGAAAAGCATGGTTTAGAGCGTGATTCAGTTGTTCTCTTAGAACAAATTAGAACAATAGATAAGCAACGTTTAAAAGATAAAGTTACACAACTAGATTACCAATTAATGCAAAAAGTTGATGAAGCATTAGAAATCAGTGTTGGTTTGTCTGGTAGTGTATAA
- a CDS encoding Bax inhibitor-1/YccA family protein, which produces MQTQRKEVATAGLSRFFATVYGYMTLALAISGITAFYAAQSPFILNLVLGNPFGFIALFLVEIFLVMKLASNGNKLRSVGSSIVGFIAFSIVNGILLSSIFIIYPLGDIAAAFMITAGTFAGMSIFGFVTKKDMTGLGGHLRSALIGLIIATLVNGFILRSGPGELILSYITVLIFVGLTAYDTQKLKQIYFHYSDSQSLGAIAISGALSLYLDFINIFLAVLRIFGGGRN; this is translated from the coding sequence ATGCAAACACAAAGAAAAGAAGTAGCAACGGCAGGTTTGAGTCGTTTTTTTGCAACAGTATATGGGTATATGACTTTGGCTTTAGCTATTAGTGGAATTACTGCTTTTTACGCGGCGCAAAGTCCGTTTATTCTGAATTTAGTTCTAGGAAACCCATTTGGCTTTATTGCCTTGTTCTTAGTAGAAATTTTCCTAGTAATGAAATTAGCTTCAAATGGCAATAAGCTTCGTTCCGTAGGTTCATCAATTGTGGGCTTCATCGCCTTTTCAATTGTTAACGGCATCCTATTGTCTTCTATCTTTATTATTTATCCATTAGGTGATATTGCGGCTGCCTTTATGATTACAGCTGGAACATTTGCTGGTATGAGTATTTTTGGATTTGTAACTAAAAAAGACATGACTGGTTTAGGGGGACATTTACGTAGCGCCTTAATTGGTTTAATTATTGCTACATTAGTAAATGGCTTTATCTTAAGAAGTGGTCCAGGAGAATTGATTTTGTCTTATATTACAGTTTTAATTTTTGTCGGTTTAACAGCTTACGATACTCAAAAATTAAAACAAATCTACTTCCACTATTCAGACAGCCAATCATTAGGAGCAATTGCTATTAGTGGGGCTTTAAGTCTGTATCTTGATTTCATCAATATTTTCTTAGCAGTTTTAAGAATTTTCGGTGGCGGACGTAACTAA
- a CDS encoding DEAD/DEAH box helicase, producing MKFSELGLDPELLQSVERLGFEEATPIQEQTIPLALEGKDVIGQAQTGTGKTAAFGLPMLQKIDLKNRAVQGLVIAPTRELAIQTQEELFRLSRDKKVRVQVVYGGADISRQIRSLKDQPHIVVGTPGRLLDHINRRTLKLDQVETLVLDEADEMLNMGFLEDIEKIIKEVPKTRQTLLFSATMPDAIKRIGVKFMNEPEHVRIQATAMSDSLIDQYYVRCKDFEKFDIMTRLLDVQTPELTIVFGRTKRRVDELSKGLEMRGYRAEGIHGDLSQQKRMSVLKSFKKGDLDILVATDVAARGLDISGVTHVYNYDIPQDPESYVHRIGRTGRAGKEGMSVTFITPNEMGYLRVIEDLTKKKMTTLRPPTNAEAFEGQVKAAMETAEELVKSNDLERYEKAAAQLLEDYDTTDIAAAFLKSISKDASEIPVKITPERPLPSRKGGSGGGGGNRGGASRGKGGYRGGSGGGERRGGAQRGGKDNRRSGGGAGSGGSWNKDAKRGSNAGGSSSSEARKGGRGNSSDNRRSGGGDRNFTIRNKEN from the coding sequence TTGAAATTTTCAGAATTAGGGTTAGACCCTGAATTATTACAATCAGTAGAACGTTTAGGCTTTGAGGAAGCAACACCAATCCAGGAACAAACAATTCCATTGGCACTTGAAGGCAAAGATGTTATTGGACAAGCACAAACTGGTACTGGTAAAACAGCAGCATTTGGTTTGCCAATGTTACAAAAAATCGATCTTAAAAACCGCGCTGTTCAAGGTTTGGTTATTGCACCAACTCGTGAATTAGCAATCCAAACACAAGAAGAATTATTCCGTTTGAGTCGCGACAAAAAAGTTCGTGTTCAAGTCGTTTATGGTGGAGCTGATATCAGTCGCCAAATTCGTTCATTAAAAGATCAACCACATATTGTTGTTGGTACTCCTGGACGTTTGCTTGATCATATTAACCGTCGCACATTAAAATTAGATCAAGTTGAAACTCTAGTTTTAGATGAAGCGGATGAAATGTTAAACATGGGATTCTTAGAAGATATCGAAAAAATCATTAAAGAAGTTCCGAAAACACGTCAAACATTATTATTCTCAGCAACAATGCCAGATGCAATTAAACGTATCGGTGTTAAATTTATGAACGAACCTGAACATGTGCGCATTCAAGCTACAGCAATGTCTGATAGCTTAATTGATCAATATTATGTTCGTTGTAAAGATTTCGAGAAATTTGATATTATGACTCGTTTATTAGATGTTCAAACACCAGAATTAACAATCGTATTCGGACGTACAAAACGACGCGTTGATGAATTATCAAAAGGATTAGAAATGCGTGGTTACCGCGCTGAAGGAATCCATGGTGATCTTTCGCAACAAAAACGTATGAGTGTTTTAAAATCATTTAAAAAAGGTGATTTAGACATTTTAGTGGCAACAGATGTGGCTGCTCGTGGATTAGATATTTCTGGAGTAACACATGTATACAACTATGATATTCCACAAGATCCAGAAAGCTATGTTCACCGTATCGGTCGTACTGGTCGTGCTGGTAAAGAAGGTATGTCAGTTACATTCATTACACCAAATGAAATGGGCTACCTACGTGTAATTGAAGATTTAACTAAGAAAAAAATGACTACTTTACGCCCACCAACAAATGCTGAAGCGTTTGAAGGTCAAGTAAAAGCAGCTATGGAAACAGCAGAAGAATTAGTTAAAAGTAATGATTTAGAGCGCTATGAAAAAGCAGCTGCTCAATTATTAGAAGACTATGATACAACAGATATTGCAGCTGCATTCTTGAAGAGTATTTCTAAAGATGCCAGTGAAATTCCTGTTAAAATCACTCCAGAACGTCCATTACCAAGCCGTAAAGGTGGAAGTGGTGGCGGTGGTGGAAACCGTGGCGGCGCAAGTCGTGGTAAAGGTGGATACCGTGGTGGAAGTGGCGGCGGAGAACGTCGTGGCGGAGCACAACGTGGTGGAAAAGATAATCGTCGTAGTGGTGGCGGAGCTGGTTCTGGCGGAAGCTGGAATAAAGATGCTAAACGTGGCAGCAATGCTGGTGGAAGTAGCAGTAGCGAAGCTCGCAAAGGCGGACGCGGTAATTCTTCAGACAATCGTCGTAGTGGCGGCGGAGACCGTAACTTCACTATTCGTAACAAAGAAAACTAA
- the acpS gene encoding holo-ACP synthase: MIVGIGLDIADISRIEKAHIRQNTFAKRVLTEKEWDCFMGFHGKRQIEYLAGRFAAKEAFSKALGTGIGKVGFQDIEILNSSNGKPEITKSPFKGTCFISLTHTDTIVAAQVILEK; this comes from the coding sequence ATGATAGTAGGAATTGGTCTAGATATAGCGGATATATCTAGAATTGAAAAGGCCCATATACGTCAAAATACTTTTGCCAAAAGAGTGTTAACAGAAAAAGAATGGGATTGTTTTATGGGGTTTCATGGGAAGCGACAAATAGAGTATCTTGCAGGAAGATTTGCTGCAAAAGAAGCATTTTCGAAAGCATTAGGAACGGGAATCGGTAAAGTAGGTTTTCAAGATATTGAAATTCTAAACTCTAGTAATGGAAAGCCAGAAATAACTAAAAGTCCATTTAAGGGTACTTGTTTTATCTCCCTTACACATACGGATACAATTGTTGCGGCTCAAGTTATTTTAGAAAAGTAA
- a CDS encoding UDP-N-acetylmuramoyl-tripeptide--D-alanyl-D-alanine ligase, whose product MDVLSLKEIALAVGATNDLSDWTTIEVDKVEFDSRKLEKGSLFVPLKGDNDGHDYIQSAIEKGASAAFWSEAIEKAPVGFPVLVVEDTLKALQDLAKYYLKVVNPKVVGITGSNGKTTTKDMTEAVIRSKFKVHKTQGNFNNHIGLPMTILEMPSSTEVIILEMGMNHAGEIKVLSELAEPDVAVITMIGESHIEYLGSRKGIAAAKMEIVAGLKKNGTLIYPGEEELLSPLVQELEPKQRITFGTGKTNNMYPVTIEPGMYQTKFTTNVAPEIECSIPVLGTYNVTNAMAALMVGFTLGISVEVASPELAKFNLTKNRTEWLAGINNSMILNDAYNANPTAMKAVLDNFSELMNEGRKIAVLGDMLELGETSCELHASVAGHIQSTKIDEVFLFGHEMAVLYEALKETYPVEQLHYFEDDKLTLITSLKKSIKRDDFVLVKSSLGTDLLAVVVELTK is encoded by the coding sequence ATGGATGTATTAAGTCTTAAAGAAATTGCATTAGCAGTCGGAGCAACAAATGATTTATCTGATTGGACGACAATTGAAGTCGATAAAGTTGAATTTGATTCAAGAAAACTAGAAAAAGGATCCTTATTTGTGCCTTTAAAAGGTGATAATGATGGTCATGATTATATTCAATCTGCTATTGAAAAAGGGGCTTCTGCTGCTTTTTGGAGTGAAGCAATTGAAAAAGCTCCAGTAGGTTTTCCAGTTTTAGTGGTAGAAGATACCTTAAAAGCCTTACAGGATTTAGCTAAATACTATTTAAAAGTAGTGAATCCTAAGGTAGTTGGTATTACTGGAAGTAACGGAAAAACTACCACTAAAGATATGACAGAAGCAGTAATCCGCAGTAAGTTTAAAGTCCATAAAACTCAAGGGAATTTTAATAACCATATTGGTTTGCCAATGACTATCTTAGAGATGCCTAGTTCAACAGAAGTCATTATTTTAGAAATGGGCATGAACCATGCAGGGGAAATTAAAGTACTATCGGAGTTGGCTGAACCAGATGTAGCAGTCATCACGATGATTGGAGAATCACATATTGAATACTTAGGTTCTCGTAAAGGGATTGCCGCTGCAAAAATGGAAATTGTTGCAGGATTGAAAAAAAATGGAACATTGATTTATCCTGGAGAAGAGGAACTTTTAAGTCCTTTAGTTCAAGAGTTAGAGCCTAAGCAACGAATTACATTTGGAACAGGGAAAACTAATAATATGTATCCAGTCACAATTGAGCCGGGTATGTACCAAACAAAATTCACGACAAATGTTGCACCTGAAATTGAATGTAGTATTCCGGTTCTTGGAACTTATAATGTAACCAATGCAATGGCCGCTTTAATGGTAGGTTTCACATTGGGGATTTCAGTCGAAGTTGCTTCACCAGAGCTGGCAAAATTCAATCTGACTAAAAACAGAACAGAATGGTTAGCTGGAATTAATAATAGTATGATTTTAAATGATGCATATAATGCAAATCCAACTGCGATGAAAGCTGTTTTAGATAATTTTAGTGAATTGATGAATGAGGGCAGAAAGATTGCTGTTTTGGGAGACATGCTAGAATTAGGTGAAACTTCTTGTGAGTTACATGCCAGTGTGGCTGGACATATTCAGTCGACTAAAATAGACGAAGTCTTTTTATTTGGTCATGAGATGGCAGTTCTATATGAAGCTCTCAAAGAAACGTATCCAGTTGAACAGCTACATTATTTTGAAGACGATAAGCTAACGTTGATTACTAGCTTGAAAAAGAGTATAAAAAGAGATGATTTTGTCCTCGTGAAATCGAGTTTAGGAACAGATTTATTAGCAGTGGTAGTAGAACTGACTAAGTAA
- the cbpA gene encoding cyclic di-AMP binding protein CbpA: MLIKSLCIPKKKLTTVKETVTLQEAIEILESSGYRCVPILDETGTIFRGNIYKMHIYRHKANGGDMTLPVTHLLKNATKFISIESSFFKVFFTIKELPYISVLDENNRFYGILTHSSLLSMLQQSWNVDVGSYVLTIASSGLKGDLSNMTKIINKYCTIASCITLDVERDELVRRTMITLPAGIDQETLDQIIEHLDKRGFRVVEIEDLRHMAK, translated from the coding sequence ATGTTAATCAAATCACTTTGTATTCCTAAGAAAAAATTAACAACCGTTAAAGAAACAGTTACACTTCAGGAAGCCATTGAAATTCTAGAAAGCTCTGGCTATCGTTGTGTGCCAATACTGGACGAAACAGGAACTATTTTCCGAGGAAATATTTATAAAATGCACATTTATCGTCATAAAGCCAATGGTGGAGATATGACTTTACCTGTTACTCATTTACTGAAGAATGCAACTAAATTTATTTCAATTGAATCATCTTTCTTTAAAGTCTTCTTTACAATCAAAGAATTGCCTTATATTTCTGTACTTGATGAAAATAATCGTTTCTATGGCATTTTAACACACAGCTCTCTTTTAAGTATGCTACAACAATCTTGGAACGTAGATGTCGGAAGTTATGTATTAACTATTGCTTCATCTGGACTTAAAGGCGATTTAAGTAATATGACTAAAATAATTAACAAGTATTGTACGATTGCTAGTTGTATTACTTTAGATGTTGAACGTGATGAACTAGTTCGTCGAACAATGATTACATTGCCTGCTGGAATTGACCAAGAAACATTGGATCAAATTATCGAACATTTGGATAAACGCGGTTTCCGTGTTGTTGAAATTGAAGATTTACGTCATATGGCAAAATAA